In the genome of Polaribacter sp. MED152, one region contains:
- a CDS encoding fasciclin domain-containing protein, translated as MKLAFKLTSLVLVTLLSFSCVSTKKEEAKVAEVEVETKKEVVEQKETIVTIAASNDNFTTLVAAVKAADLVGTLNSDGPFTVFAPVNGAFDKLPEGTVATLLKPENKEMLTSILTYHVIAGKFVAKDVIDAINNNNGKFMIKTVQGGMISASLNDGKVILTDEKGGTSTVVMTDVDASNGVIHAIDSVVMPK; from the coding sequence ATGAAACTAGCGTTTAAACTTACATCACTTGTATTAGTAACATTATTATCTTTCTCTTGTGTATCTACCAAAAAGGAAGAAGCAAAAGTAGCTGAAGTTGAAGTAGAAACTAAAAAAGAAGTTGTTGAGCAAAAAGAAACTATTGTAACTATTGCTGCATCAAATGACAACTTTACAACTTTAGTAGCTGCAGTAAAAGCTGCTGATTTAGTTGGCACTTTAAACAGTGATGGACCATTTACAGTATTTGCACCAGTTAATGGAGCTTTTGACAAATTACCAGAAGGAACAGTGGCTACATTGTTAAAGCCAGAGAACAAAGAAATGTTAACTTCTATTTTAACTTACCATGTTATTGCAGGAAAATTCGTTGCAAAAGATGTTATTGATGCAATTAACAACAACAATGGTAAATTTATGATTAAAACAGTTCAAGGAGGAATGATTTCTGCATCTTTAAACGATGGTAAAGTTATTTTAACAGACGAAAAAGGAGGTACATCTACAGTAGTTATGACAGATGTTGATGCATCTAATGGAGTTATCCATGCAATTGACTCAGTAGTAATGCCTAAATAA
- a CDS encoding M42 family metallopeptidase, whose translation MSDKSILNKESLAFLEEYLNNASPTGYEWEGQKIWMNYLKPYVDEFITDTYGSAVGVINPDAKYKVVIEGHADEISWYVNYITDNGLIYVIRNGGSDHQIAPSKIVNIHTKNGIVKGVFGWPAIHTRDKSNEQAPKPDNITIDVGCANKEEVLALGIHVGCVITYPDEFHVLNGDKFVCRALDNRMGGFMIAEVGRLLKENNIELPFGLYITNSVQEEIGLRGAEMITQTIKPNVAIVTDVTHDTTTPMIEMKKAGHLEIGKGPVVAYAPAVQQKLRDLIIDAAEAKDIPFQRSALSRATGTDTDAFAYSNGGVASALISLPLRYMHTTVEMVHRSDVENVIKMIYEALLQIKDGDTFSYFD comes from the coding sequence ATGTCAGATAAATCAATATTAAATAAAGAATCACTAGCGTTTTTAGAAGAATATTTAAATAATGCATCTCCAACTGGTTATGAATGGGAAGGTCAAAAAATTTGGATGAATTACTTGAAACCGTATGTAGATGAATTTATTACAGATACTTATGGTTCTGCAGTGGGTGTTATAAATCCAGATGCAAAATATAAAGTGGTTATAGAAGGGCATGCAGATGAAATTTCTTGGTACGTAAATTACATTACAGATAATGGGTTGATTTATGTAATTAGAAATGGAGGATCAGACCATCAAATTGCACCAAGTAAAATTGTAAATATCCACACAAAGAATGGCATCGTAAAAGGTGTGTTTGGTTGGCCAGCAATTCATACCAGAGATAAATCTAATGAGCAAGCACCAAAACCAGATAACATTACAATAGATGTAGGTTGTGCAAATAAAGAAGAAGTTTTAGCCTTAGGCATTCATGTAGGTTGCGTAATTACGTATCCAGATGAATTTCACGTATTAAATGGTGATAAATTTGTTTGTAGAGCTTTAGATAATAGAATGGGTGGTTTTATGATTGCTGAAGTAGGTAGGTTATTAAAAGAAAATAACATTGAGTTGCCTTTTGGTTTATATATTACCAACTCTGTGCAAGAAGAAATTGGTTTGCGAGGTGCAGAAATGATTACACAAACCATTAAACCTAATGTTGCCATAGTTACAGATGTTACTCACGATACAACAACACCAATGATCGAAATGAAAAAAGCTGGTCATTTAGAAATTGGTAAAGGTCCTGTTGTAGCTTATGCACCAGCAGTACAACAAAAATTAAGAGATTTAATTATTGATGCAGCAGAGGCTAAAGATATTCCTTTTCAGAGATCTGCACTTTCTAGAGCAACAGGCACAGATACAGATGCTTTTGCTTATAGTAATGGTGGTGTTGCTTCTGCATTAATATCTTTACCTTTAAGATATATGCATACCACAGTTGAAATGGTACATAGAAGTGATGTTGAAAATGTGATTAAAATGATTTATGAAGCATTACTACAAATTAAAGATGGAGATACTTTCTCTTATTTCGATTAA
- a CDS encoding DUF6503 family protein, which yields MKKIAFVFILGLVVVSCKKEIKKETKTNAKTEIVEKVNTDIPVELNKVFKTHGGLTAWNSIQILSFNKGEEAHTADLKTRKTVINSPKYSLGFDGTEVWLDEENKGDYKGNPEFYYNLYFYFYAMPFVLADDGIIYEKADAITFDGVNYPGYKISYKANVGTSPDDNYIIYYNPKNHQMEWLAYTVTFNSKAPSEKYNLIRYNKWENVNGLILPKEITWYKKDDKGMPTEPARPATEFTLPLASKAKLADSFFEKPKK from the coding sequence ATGAAAAAAATAGCATTTGTATTCATTTTAGGTTTAGTAGTAGTTTCTTGTAAAAAGGAAATTAAAAAAGAAACTAAAACTAATGCGAAAACAGAAATTGTAGAAAAGGTAAATACAGATATTCCAGTAGAATTAAACAAGGTTTTTAAAACGCATGGAGGCTTAACTGCTTGGAACAGTATTCAGATATTATCTTTTAATAAAGGCGAAGAAGCACATACTGCAGATTTAAAGACTCGAAAAACGGTTATAAATTCACCTAAATATTCATTGGGCTTTGATGGCACTGAAGTTTGGCTAGATGAAGAAAATAAAGGGGATTATAAGGGTAATCCAGAGTTTTACTATAATTTATATTTTTACTTTTATGCAATGCCTTTTGTGTTGGCAGATGATGGTATTATTTACGAAAAAGCAGATGCTATTACTTTTGATGGTGTAAACTATCCAGGGTATAAAATTTCTTACAAAGCAAACGTTGGGACATCTCCAGATGATAATTATATCATTTATTACAATCCAAAAAATCATCAAATGGAATGGCTAGCATACACTGTTACATTCAATTCAAAAGCGCCAAGTGAAAAATACAATTTGATTAGATATAACAAGTGGGAAAATGTAAACGGATTGATATTACCAAAAGAAATTACTTGGTATAAAAAAGATGACAAAGGTATGCCTACAGAACCTGCAAGACCTGCAACCGAATTTACTTTGCCTTTAGCTAGTAAAGCTAAATTAGCAGATTCGTTTTTTGAGAAACCTAAAAAGTAA
- a CDS encoding NUDIX domain-containing protein, which produces MDELIDILTADGKPTGKTALKSEAHKYGWYHATVHIWLFTKDEKILLQKRALTKKVFPGLWDISVAGHIAAGETILSSAKREIFEEIGLALDEKDLIKIGTRIHQVSHANGIIDNEHHHVFIAELKVPVDELKIQKEEVAAIKLFNLSVLKDTKNLENVLLSRFHDYYVFVYDQIKENLDNKPK; this is translated from the coding sequence ATGGATGAACTTATAGATATTTTAACGGCTGATGGAAAACCGACTGGTAAAACTGCTTTAAAGTCCGAAGCTCATAAGTATGGTTGGTATCATGCAACTGTGCATATTTGGTTGTTTACCAAGGATGAAAAAATTCTGCTTCAAAAAAGAGCATTAACTAAAAAGGTATTTCCTGGTTTGTGGGACATTTCTGTGGCAGGACATATAGCTGCAGGTGAAACAATTTTATCTTCTGCTAAAAGAGAAATTTTTGAAGAAATTGGTTTAGCTTTAGATGAAAAAGATCTAATTAAAATAGGTACCAGAATTCATCAAGTTTCGCATGCAAATGGTATTATAGATAATGAACATCATCATGTATTTATAGCTGAATTAAAAGTTCCTGTTGATGAATTAAAAATTCAAAAAGAAGAAGTTGCAGCTATTAAATTGTTTAATTTATCAGTTTTAAAAGATACAAAAAACCTCGAAAACGTTTTGCTTTCAAGGTTTCATGATTACTATGTTTTTGTTTATGATCAAATTAAAGAAAATCTTGATAACAAACCGAAATAA
- a CDS encoding ABC transporter ATP-binding protein: MKLSIQNLTKTYKNGVKAIDNLSIEIGTGMFGLLGPNGAGKSSLMRTIATLQSPDSGSIMFGDINVLEDNMALRKVLGYLPQSFGVYPKMSAEDLLDYFATLKGVAKKSDREKLVKEVLEITNLYDVRHKHVAGYSGGMKQRFGIAQLLLNNPKLIIVDEPTAGLDPAERHRFLNVLREVGTNCTVIFSTHIVEDVKELCNEMAILNGGKILKHTTPQQATNELQGKIWTKVIERDDLESNEKLYSILSSNYNQDNTLNIRVHSEEKPSEDFVAANPQLDDVYFIALQQDEPVLKV; encoded by the coding sequence ATGAAACTTAGCATACAAAACTTAACAAAAACGTACAAAAACGGAGTAAAAGCAATTGATAATTTAAGTATCGAAATTGGTACAGGAATGTTTGGTCTTTTAGGGCCAAATGGTGCAGGTAAATCTTCCTTAATGAGAACAATTGCAACATTGCAAAGCCCAGATTCTGGAAGTATTATGTTTGGTGATATTAATGTGTTAGAAGATAACATGGCTTTGAGAAAAGTGTTAGGTTATTTACCACAATCTTTTGGTGTATATCCAAAAATGTCTGCAGAAGATTTGTTAGATTATTTTGCCACATTAAAAGGGGTTGCTAAAAAATCGGATAGAGAAAAATTAGTAAAAGAAGTATTAGAAATTACTAATTTATACGATGTAAGACACAAACATGTTGCAGGTTATTCAGGGGGGATGAAACAACGTTTTGGAATTGCACAGCTGCTATTGAATAATCCTAAATTAATAATTGTAGATGAGCCAACTGCAGGTTTAGATCCAGCAGAAAGACATCGTTTTTTAAATGTTTTAAGAGAGGTTGGTACCAATTGTACAGTTATATTTTCAACACATATTGTAGAGGATGTAAAAGAATTATGTAACGAAATGGCTATTTTAAATGGTGGTAAAATTTTAAAGCATACTACTCCTCAACAAGCAACAAATGAACTACAAGGTAAAATTTGGACAAAAGTTATTGAGAGAGATGATTTAGAAAGCAATGAAAAATTATATTCGATTTTATCTTCTAATTACAATCAAGATAATACCTTAAACATTAGAGTGCATTCAGAAGAGAAACCATCAGAAGACTTTGTGGCTGCAAATCCGCAATTAGATGATGTTTATTTTATTGCATTACAGCAAGATGAACCAGTTTTAAAAGTATAA
- a CDS encoding ABC transporter ATP-binding protein codes for MQHLKEPITKDKKGKVSIGKAFKTIIWPRRNLVFVGLILIVIRSLAGLILPWQSKVLLDEVVPNNNFDQLKILIIVVLCAILVQAVTSFLLTRILSVQAQYLISELRAQVQKKVLSLPISFFDNTKSGALVSRIMSDVEGVRNLIGTGLVQLVGGTITAIVSLVILINLNPWMTLFVFLPISIFGFVALKAFKFIRPIFRTRGKINAEVKGRLTETLAGVRVIKAFNAEEQENIVFEKGVDKLYQNVKKSLTATALMTSSSTFLIGVATTGIMGIGGYYMMQGEMTTGEFLFFTLILGFMIAPIVQMSNIGSQLTEALAGLDRTEELMNKAAEEDNEERNIELRNVKGEINFTDVSFSYEEGKEVLHDINFKVPAGSVTALVGSSGSGKSTIAGLSATFLNPKSGLITIDDQDMSKVKLASYRKNLGVVLQDEFLFEGTIKENILFPRPNASEEELQNAVKAAYVNEFTDRFDKGLDTLIGERGVKLSGGQRQRLAIARAILANPRILILDEATSSLDTESEALIQKSLSELIKDRTTIVIAHRLSTIKKADQILVIESGKIAERGTHEELIQAQGRYFDLYTYQSKI; via the coding sequence ATGCAGCATTTAAAAGAACCAATTACAAAAGATAAAAAGGGTAAAGTTTCTATTGGTAAAGCTTTTAAAACTATTATTTGGCCTAGAAGAAATTTAGTTTTTGTTGGTTTAATTTTAATTGTAATTCGAAGTTTGGCAGGCTTAATTTTGCCTTGGCAAAGTAAGGTTTTGTTAGATGAAGTTGTACCTAACAATAATTTCGATCAGCTTAAAATATTAATTATTGTAGTTTTATGTGCAATTTTAGTTCAAGCTGTAACTTCATTTTTACTTACCAGAATTTTAAGTGTACAAGCTCAATATTTAATATCAGAATTAAGAGCACAAGTGCAAAAGAAAGTTTTATCCTTACCAATAAGTTTTTTTGACAACACAAAATCTGGTGCTTTAGTTTCTAGAATTATGAGTGATGTTGAAGGCGTTCGAAATTTAATTGGTACAGGTTTAGTGCAATTGGTGGGTGGTACAATTACTGCAATTGTCTCTTTGGTTATTTTAATCAACTTAAATCCTTGGATGACCCTATTCGTGTTTTTACCAATTTCAATTTTTGGATTCGTAGCTTTAAAAGCATTCAAATTCATTCGACCTATTTTTAGAACAAGGGGTAAAATAAATGCTGAGGTAAAAGGTAGGTTAACAGAAACTTTAGCAGGAGTTAGAGTAATTAAAGCCTTTAATGCAGAAGAACAAGAAAATATAGTTTTTGAAAAAGGTGTAGATAAACTGTATCAAAACGTAAAAAAGAGTTTAACTGCAACTGCTTTAATGACCAGCTCATCTACCTTCTTAATTGGGGTAGCAACTACAGGAATTATGGGAATTGGAGGTTATTATATGATGCAAGGAGAAATGACAACAGGAGAATTTTTATTCTTTACCTTAATTCTTGGTTTTATGATTGCGCCTATAGTTCAAATGAGTAACATTGGTAGTCAATTAACAGAAGCTTTAGCAGGTTTAGATAGAACAGAAGAACTTATGAACAAGGCTGCAGAAGAAGATAATGAAGAAAGAAATATTGAGTTAAGAAACGTAAAGGGAGAAATTAATTTTACGGATGTTTCCTTTTCTTATGAAGAAGGTAAAGAAGTATTACATGATATTAATTTTAAAGTTCCTGCAGGTTCTGTAACAGCATTAGTAGGTAGTTCTGGTTCTGGTAAATCCACAATTGCTGGTTTGTCTGCCACATTTTTAAATCCGAAATCTGGTTTAATAACTATAGACGATCAAGATATGTCTAAAGTTAAATTGGCTAGTTATCGTAAAAATTTAGGGGTTGTTTTACAAGACGAATTTTTGTTTGAAGGCACTATTAAAGAAAACATTCTTTTTCCTAGACCTAATGCCTCTGAAGAAGAATTACAAAATGCTGTAAAAGCAGCTTATGTAAATGAATTTACAGATAGATTTGATAAAGGTTTAGATACCTTGATTGGTGAAAGAGGTGTTAAATTATCTGGTGGTCAAAGACAAAGATTGGCAATTGCTAGAGCTATTTTGGCAAATCCTAGAATATTAATATTAGATGAAGCTACCTCTAGTTTAGATACAGAAAGTGAGGCTCTAATTCAGAAAAGTTTATCAGAATTAATCAAAGACAGAACTACAATAGTTATCGCTCATAGATTAAGTACTATTAAAAAAGCAGATCAAATTTTAGTAATAGAATCAGGTAAAATTGCAGAAAGAGGTACTCATGAAGAATTGATTCAGGCACAAGGCAGGTATTTTGATTTGTATACCTATCAATCAAAAATTTAG
- a CDS encoding sulfite exporter TauE/SafE family protein, translating into MNLDLILELINSHWFIILLFFVVALLYSSVGFGGGSSYLAILALTSLTFTQIRATALLCNIVVVLGNVIIFHRNKQLNYKKITPLVLLSIPFAYLGGYLKISENLFFILLGSTLVFASVTMWLSKKIVSNSNANQENKLGQNGAIGSIIGFISGMVGIGGGIFLAPILHLTNWDTPKKIAATASMFILVNSIAGFLGQSTNPDFQINWGLTSILLLTVFIGGQIGNRISNNFFTPIQLKKATAILIAFVGIKILYDFLF; encoded by the coding sequence ATGAACTTAGATTTAATTTTGGAGTTAATCAATAGTCATTGGTTTATAATTCTACTCTTTTTTGTGGTGGCTTTATTATATTCTTCAGTAGGTTTTGGTGGTGGCTCTAGTTACTTAGCAATCTTGGCCTTAACTAGTCTTACCTTCACTCAAATTAGGGCAACTGCCCTACTTTGTAATATTGTTGTAGTACTTGGCAACGTAATCATTTTTCATAGAAATAAGCAATTAAACTATAAAAAAATAACCCCATTAGTACTACTTAGTATCCCCTTTGCATATTTAGGCGGATATCTAAAAATTAGCGAAAACTTATTTTTTATTCTTCTTGGCTCTACACTAGTATTTGCCTCAGTCACAATGTGGCTTTCAAAAAAAATAGTTTCAAACTCAAATGCAAATCAAGAAAATAAATTAGGTCAAAATGGTGCTATTGGAAGTATTATAGGTTTTATATCTGGAATGGTTGGAATTGGTGGAGGAATATTCCTAGCACCCATTCTACATTTAACAAATTGGGATACTCCAAAAAAAATTGCAGCCACTGCAAGCATGTTTATTCTTGTAAATTCCATAGCAGGTTTTTTAGGTCAAAGTACAAATCCTGATTTTCAAATAAACTGGGGCTTAACTTCTATTCTTTTGCTAACCGTATTTATTGGTGGCCAAATAGGAAACAGAATTAGCAATAATTTCTTTACACCTATTCAACTTAAAAAAGCAACAGCAATTCTTATTGCCTTTGTAGGTATTAAAATTCTTTACGATTTTCTATTTTAA
- the acs gene encoding acetate--CoA ligase encodes MSNYHIKNFPEYYHVYRNSVREPETFWEEIAEEHFVWKKKWDNVLSWDFSKPEIKWFEGAKLNITENCIDRHLATRGDKTAILFEPNNPDEEAEHITYKQLSERVNQFANVLKENGIQKGDRVCIYVPMIPELAIATLACARIGAIHSVVFAGFSATALSTRINDADCKMVITSDGSYRGSKTIDLKGIVDEALESCSSVETVLVAKRINSDINMKEGRDKWLQPLLDKASTVCEAEVMDAEDPLFILYTSGSTGMPKGMVHTTAGYMIYTAYTFKNAFQYRENDVYWCTADIGWITGHSYIVYGPLANGATTLMFEGVPSYPDFGRFWDIVQKHKVNQFYTAPTAIRALAKHGTELVDQYDLSSLKVLGSVGEPINEEAWHWYNDTIGKKNSPIIDTWWQTETGGMMITPIPFVTPTKPTYATLPFIGIQPCLMDENGNELKGNQVEGRLCIKYPWPSMARTIWGNHQRYKETYFSAYENKYFTGDGALRDEVGYYRITGRVDDVIIVSGHNLGTAPIEDAINEHPAVAESAIVGFPHDIKGSALYGYITLKDLGESRDHNNLRKEINQLISDKIGPIAKLDKIQFSEGLPKTRSGKIMRRILRKIASNEMDNLGDTSTLLNPEVVQSIIDHRL; translated from the coding sequence ATGAGTAATTATCACATCAAAAATTTTCCAGAATATTATCACGTTTATAGAAATTCGGTAAGAGAACCTGAAACATTTTGGGAAGAAATTGCAGAAGAACATTTTGTTTGGAAAAAGAAATGGGACAATGTATTAAGTTGGGATTTTTCAAAGCCCGAGATTAAATGGTTTGAAGGTGCTAAACTAAACATAACAGAAAACTGTATAGACAGGCATTTGGCAACAAGAGGAGATAAAACCGCTATTTTATTTGAGCCTAATAATCCAGATGAAGAAGCAGAGCACATTACTTACAAGCAGCTTTCAGAAAGAGTAAATCAGTTTGCGAATGTTTTAAAAGAAAATGGTATTCAAAAAGGAGATCGTGTTTGTATTTATGTACCGATGATTCCAGAATTGGCAATAGCTACACTAGCATGTGCTAGAATTGGAGCTATACATTCTGTAGTCTTTGCAGGTTTTTCTGCAACAGCATTATCAACAAGAATAAACGATGCAGACTGTAAAATGGTGATTACTTCTGACGGTTCATATAGAGGTTCTAAAACAATCGATTTAAAAGGAATTGTAGATGAGGCTTTAGAATCTTGCTCTTCTGTAGAAACTGTTTTGGTTGCTAAAAGAATCAACTCAGACATAAATATGAAAGAAGGTAGAGACAAATGGTTACAACCCTTATTAGACAAAGCATCTACGGTTTGCGAAGCAGAAGTGATGGATGCAGAAGATCCTCTATTTATTCTATACACTTCAGGTTCTACAGGAATGCCAAAAGGTATGGTTCATACTACAGCAGGTTATATGATTTACACAGCATATACGTTTAAAAATGCGTTTCAATATCGAGAAAATGATGTGTATTGGTGTACTGCAGATATTGGTTGGATTACTGGGCATTCTTATATTGTGTATGGGCCTTTAGCAAACGGAGCTACAACTTTAATGTTTGAGGGTGTACCAAGTTATCCAGATTTTGGGCGATTTTGGGACATTGTACAAAAACATAAAGTCAATCAATTTTATACAGCACCAACCGCTATTAGAGCATTGGCAAAACACGGAACAGAATTGGTAGATCAATACGATTTATCATCATTAAAAGTTCTGGGTTCTGTAGGAGAGCCAATAAACGAAGAAGCTTGGCATTGGTATAATGATACTATTGGTAAAAAGAACAGTCCAATTATAGATACTTGGTGGCAAACCGAAACTGGTGGAATGATGATTACTCCAATTCCGTTTGTAACACCAACAAAACCAACCTATGCAACATTGCCATTTATTGGTATTCAACCTTGTTTGATGGATGAAAATGGAAACGAATTAAAAGGCAATCAAGTAGAAGGTAGGTTATGTATAAAATATCCTTGGCCAAGTATGGCAAGAACCATTTGGGGAAATCATCAGCGCTATAAAGAAACCTATTTCTCTGCTTATGAAAATAAATATTTTACAGGAGATGGTGCTTTACGTGATGAAGTTGGTTACTACAGAATTACAGGAAGAGTAGATGATGTAATTATAGTTTCTGGTCATAATTTAGGAACTGCACCAATAGAAGATGCTATAAACGAGCATCCTGCAGTTGCAGAATCTGCAATTGTTGGTTTTCCACATGATATCAAGGGAAGTGCTTTATATGGCTATATAACCCTTAAAGATTTGGGTGAAAGTAGAGATCATAACAATTTAAGAAAAGAAATAAACCAATTAATTTCTGATAAAATAGGGCCAATTGCTAAGCTCGATAAAATTCAATTTTCAGAAGGTTTACCAAAAACACGTTCAGGAAAAATCATGAGACGAATTTTGCGTAAAATAGCCTCTAACGAAATGGATAATTTAGGAGATACAAGTACACTGTTAAATCCTGAAGTTGTGCAAAGTATTATAGACCATAGATTGTAA
- a CDS encoding aminotransferase class V-fold PLP-dependent enzyme yields MNLSNQKHLFRLPENITYLNIASQSPSFKAIEEAGIAGVLEKSHPYKITTNSYFDPVITLKKLFAKLIEVEDYNRIANIPSASYGLATVANNVQLNKGDEILLIESQFPSNYYVWEKLAQRFEAKLTIVSMPENAENRGKNWNNAILNSISDKTALVSIGNIHWANGTLFDLKAIRKKTSLVDALLVIDGSQSIGVLPFSVKEIQPDALICAGYKWLFGPYGCALAYYGSYFDDGEPLEENWSNRLNSDKMSGLTNYESKYKPLANRYSVGEHASFIHVKMQTAGLQQVLDWTPKAIQDYCQEITKDAVISLKTMGCTIENEDYRSHHLFGVELPQQLNLDELKAKLKAENIFISFRGNYIRLSCHVYNTKEDFTKLTNCILACL; encoded by the coding sequence ATGAACTTATCAAATCAAAAACACCTTTTTAGATTACCTGAAAATATTACCTACTTAAATATTGCAAGTCAATCACCTTCTTTTAAAGCTATAGAAGAAGCAGGAATTGCTGGCGTTTTAGAAAAAAGTCATCCTTATAAAATTACCACAAACAGCTACTTTGATCCTGTTATAACACTTAAAAAATTATTCGCAAAATTAATTGAAGTTGAAGATTATAATAGAATTGCAAACATACCATCAGCATCTTATGGCTTGGCTACAGTAGCCAATAACGTTCAACTGAATAAAGGTGATGAAATATTATTAATAGAGAGTCAGTTTCCTAGTAACTATTATGTTTGGGAAAAGTTAGCGCAAAGATTTGAAGCTAAACTAACCATAGTTTCAATGCCTGAAAATGCAGAAAATCGTGGTAAAAATTGGAATAATGCTATTCTAAATTCAATTTCAGACAAAACTGCCTTGGTTTCTATAGGTAATATTCACTGGGCTAATGGAACTTTATTTGACTTAAAAGCTATTAGAAAAAAAACATCTTTAGTTGATGCGTTATTAGTTATTGATGGAAGTCAGTCTATAGGTGTTTTGCCTTTTTCTGTAAAAGAAATTCAGCCAGATGCATTGATTTGTGCAGGATACAAATGGTTGTTTGGACCTTATGGATGTGCTTTGGCTTATTATGGTTCTTATTTTGATGATGGAGAACCACTTGAAGAAAATTGGTCTAATCGTTTAAATAGCGATAAAATGAGTGGATTAACCAATTATGAAAGCAAATACAAACCTTTGGCCAACAGATATTCTGTAGGTGAACATGCTAGCTTTATTCACGTAAAAATGCAAACAGCTGGTTTGCAACAAGTGTTAGACTGGACACCAAAAGCTATTCAAGATTACTGTCAAGAAATCACTAAAGATGCTGTTATCTCTTTAAAAACAATGGGCTGTACTATTGAAAATGAAGATTACAGAAGTCATCATTTATTTGGTGTTGAATTACCACAACAATTAAATTTAGACGAATTAAAAGCAAAACTAAAGGCAGAAAATATTTTTATTTCTTTTCGTGGAAACTATATCCGTCTTTCTTGTCATGTTTACAATACTAAAGAAGATTTTACAAAACTAACCAACTGTATTTTAGCTTGTTTATAA
- a CDS encoding TerC family protein: MLENIFTLLMLVMLQAVLGFDNLLYISLESKKAPIAEQKRVRKVGILVAIALRIGLLFLLVSIIDYFQEPFSFLTGGIENVAEFAFNGHSIIVLIGGGFIIYTAIKEIWHMIGTSDLENSEMVDQKSKKTANGAIVSIVIMNLVFSFDSILAAIGLTSEIQNPTTAFIIMAIAIVASGLLMLFLADRVSTFLAKNRMYEVLGLFILFIVGIMLVTEGGHLAHIKLFGNEIVPMSKTTFYFVIAILVIVDIVQGRYQKKLLLESKK, encoded by the coding sequence ATGTTAGAAAATATCTTTACTTTACTAATGCTAGTGATGCTACAGGCTGTGCTAGGGTTTGACAATTTACTTTACATTTCTCTAGAATCTAAAAAAGCTCCAATAGCCGAACAAAAACGAGTACGTAAAGTAGGTATTCTTGTTGCTATAGCTTTACGAATAGGCTTACTATTTTTATTAGTTTCTATTATTGATTATTTTCAAGAACCCTTCTCTTTCTTAACAGGAGGTATTGAAAATGTTGCCGAATTTGCCTTCAATGGTCACAGCATCATTGTTCTTATTGGTGGTGGCTTTATTATTTATACTGCTATTAAAGAAATTTGGCACATGATTGGTACAAGTGATTTGGAAAATTCAGAAATGGTAGATCAAAAATCTAAAAAAACTGCAAATGGTGCTATTGTAAGTATTGTAATAATGAACTTAGTTTTTTCTTTCGATTCTATTCTAGCAGCTATTGGTTTAACCAGTGAAATTCAAAATCCTACAACCGCATTTATTATAATGGCTATTGCTATTGTTGCAAGTGGTTTGTTAATGTTATTTTTAGCAGATAGAGTATCTACTTTCTTAGCTAAAAACAGAATGTACGAAGTATTAGGTTTATTTATTCTATTTATAGTCGGTATTATGTTAGTAACAGAGGGTGGTCACTTGGCTCATATAAAATTATTTGGAAATGAAATTGTACCTATGAGTAAAACTACATTCTATTTTGTTATCGCAATTTTGGTTATTGTAGATATTGTACAAGGTAGATATCAAAAGAAACTTCTACTAGAATCTAAAAAATAA